In one window of Deltaproteobacteria bacterium DNA:
- the hisA gene encoding 1-(5-phosphoribosyl)-5-[(5-phosphoribosylamino)methylideneamino]imidazole-4-carboxamide isomerase, producing MKIIPAIDLKNGQCVRLAQGDMATATVYSDDPVRTAVRWQQQGAELLHLVDLDGAFEKNPRNRDALSAIVRQINIPVQVGGGIRTLDTVAAYMDLGVARVILATAAHKNPKLLEKACQHFPGRIVLGIDSRQGRVAVEGWSETTSIDPISLARRFESLELAAIVYTDILRDGMESGPNIDATRELARAINVPVIASGGVGSIEDIRKLRTIEKDGVVGVIIGRALYSGKMTLGEALEVAGAKSSSEGANLMADD from the coding sequence ATGAAGATAATTCCTGCTATCGATCTCAAAAACGGCCAATGCGTACGTCTGGCCCAGGGAGATATGGCCACTGCCACTGTTTACTCCGACGATCCGGTGCGGACAGCGGTTCGCTGGCAACAACAGGGAGCAGAATTGCTCCACCTGGTGGATCTGGACGGAGCTTTCGAGAAGAACCCCAGAAACCGTGATGCATTAAGTGCCATAGTGCGTCAGATTAACATTCCAGTGCAGGTGGGTGGGGGCATCAGAACACTCGACACGGTGGCAGCTTACATGGATCTCGGTGTTGCCAGGGTAATCCTGGCTACTGCGGCCCATAAGAATCCCAAGCTTCTGGAGAAGGCCTGTCAACACTTCCCAGGACGAATTGTCCTTGGTATTGACAGCCGCCAGGGACGCGTTGCAGTTGAGGGTTGGAGCGAAACCACATCCATTGATCCTATCAGCTTGGCCCGGAGATTCGAGTCTCTGGAGCTTGCTGCCATTGTTTATACTGATATACTCAGGGATGGCATGGAGAGCGGTCCGAATATCGACGCTACCAGAGAGCTGGCTCGAGCCATAAACGTCCCGGTTATTGCTTCAGGCGGTGTGGGAAGCATAGAAGATATCCGCAAATTGCGTACGATAGAAAAAGACGGCGTTGTTGGAGTCATCATAGGCCGAGCTCTTTACTCGGGTAAAATGACCCTGGGAGAAGCCCTCGAGGTGGCAGGTGCGAAGAGCAGCAGTGAGGGCGCCAATCTTATGGCTGACGATTGA